The window GCGAGAGATACACCAATCTCTGATATTCTCCATCCAGTTGAAGTATACTTTAGAAAAACGGTCTGGAACAAAACGAATATCACCATCTTTAACAGCTTCAATAGCAGGCTTAGCTAAATTTTCCATAGCTACAAACCATTGCTTAGATACTAATGGTTCAATTGTGGTATCACAACGGTAACATTGACCAACAGAATGATCATGCTCTTCTATCTTCTCGATTAACCCTGCTGATCTCAAATCATCAACTAGTTGCTGTCTACATTCATAACGCTCTAAACCTTCATATTTTCCAGCTTCTTTGGTCATAATTGCATCATCGCCAATTACTTTGATAATCTCCAAATCATGACGCTCACCGATTTCAAAGTCATTAGGATCATGGGCAGGAGTTACCTTAACCAAACCTGTACCAAATTCAGAGTCTACATAATCATCAGCTACTATCTCAATCTCCCGATTAACAACTGGGACGATGACCTGCTTACCGATTATACCTTGATAACGTTCATCATTGGGATTTACTGCTACCCCTGTATCTCCAAGTAAAGTCTCTGGACGGGTAGTAGCTACTACAATATAATCATCACTACCTTTAATATTATATCTAATATGATATAATTTACCTGGCTTATCCTCATGTTCTACCTCTATATCTGATAAGGTAGTCTTGCATTCTGGACACCAGTTAACTATATAGTCCCCTTGATAGATTAAACCTTTCTCATATAATTGCACAAAAGCCTCTTTAACTGCTTGATTACAGCCTTCATCCATAGTAAATCTTTCTCTATCCCAATCACAAGAGACACCTAATTTTTTTAGCTGTTTAGTGATTCTTCCACCATACTCCTCTTTCCACTTCCAAGCCCTCTCTAAAAATCCATCACGACCAACATCCTCTTTATTTAGACCTTCTTCTTCTTGCATCTTCTTAACTACCTTAACTTCAGTAGCGATACTAGCATGGTCTGTTCCAGGTAACCATAAAGCTTCATAACCTTGCATTCTCTTCCATCTAGTTAAGATATCTTGAAAGGTCATATCTAAGGCATGACCGATATGTAGTTGACCAGTTACATTTGGAGGAGGCATCATAATTGTAAAAGGCTCCTTCTGTTCATTCGGTTCTGCATGGAAATATCCCTGTGAATTCCAATATTCATACCATTTCTCTTCTACTTGACTAGGATCATAGGTTGTTGATAAATTCTTCTTCTCTTCATTCATAATCTCACTTCCTTTATTTATTATAGGTTGTTGAATAATTATTTTGCTCTTTAAATTAAGATGTTGTATTTTAGGTTTTTGGAAAAGTAAGCGGTACTTCATTTTAACTACAAAATTATCAATTTAACCAATAAAATTACAGCAATAATTAGAGTTGTTAAGTTTTACTTATTCAACAAGGTATATTAAGGTATTTTTAATAATTATAGATAAAAAGACCCCTCCATCCTTAATTTAAGGACGAAAGAGTCTCTATCTTCCGCGGTACCACCTTAGTTCTAACTTAGCACTCACTTCAGGTCTATATAAATAACTGTTTTAACTTACCTGATACTAGATAACGGCTAGCTTCCGATTAAACCTACTAAACTTTCAGCTTAACAGCTCCAGAGCTACTTCAGCTAATATCCCTAAAAATACCTTCCAGCCTAAGGGTATTTATCTCTATTAGGGAGGGATTAACCTACTCCTCTCCTTCATTGCTTTTAGTCTATTTAACTATCACATATTATCATATAATTAATAGGCCTTGTTGTCAACTATTAACTTTTATTCAGAAGTAATATCAAGTTTTAATAAAGTTTTTTACTTTGATTAAACTCAATCCATAAACTGCCCAATAAACTGAATCACCTTATCTTTACCTTCCCCAGTTTCTGTAGAGAAGAAGGTAAATGGTGTAAACTGACTTATACCTAAAGTTTCTTTAATTAGCCTCTCTTGCTTCTTCTTCTGACTATTTTTAATTTTATCTACCTTAGTAGCTACTACCATAGCAGGCATATTCATCTGCAAAATCCAGTTGAACATCTGGATATCATCTTGGGTTGGCTTATGTCGAGCATCTACAACTAATAATAATGCCTCTAAATTCTCTCGCTCTATTAGATAACTTTCAATCATTCTACCCCATTCTTCTTTCTCTTCTTTAGATACTCGAGCAAATCCGTAGCCTGGTAAGTCTACAAAGTAAAAGTAATTATCTATTTGATAGAAGTTAATTGTCTGAGTCTTTCCTGGCTTGGAACTGGTAAAAGCCATCTTCTTTCTATTGACTACTTTATTAATCAAAGATGACTTACCTACATTAGAGCGACCTGCTAAAGCAATCTCAGGCAGGTGATGAAAAGGATAATCCTTAGGATATACTGCACTAAGAATATATTCTGGATTATTAATCTTCATTTTCATCGCCCTCCACTATCGCCTCTGCAAGTACTTGGTCCATCTCTTCAACTAGAACAAATTCTAAATCACGCTTGATATTATCAGGAACTTCTTCTAAGTCTTTTTTATTCTTCTTACATAATACTATCTTCTTAATTCCTGCTCGATGAGCAGCTAAGACCTTACTTTTAATTCCACCAACTGGCAAGACTCTACCTCTAAGGGTTACCTCACCTGTCATAGCCACCTCACCATCAACCTCTTTATTTGCTAACGCAGAGATTAAAGCAGTTGCTAGAGTTATTCCAGCTGATGGTCCATCCTTAGGAATAGCTCCCTCAGGTACATGAACATGGATATCATACTTTTTATAGAATTCTTCTGGGAAATTATACTCTTTAGATTTAGTTCTAGCATAACTTAAAGCTATTCGGGCAGATTCTTTCATTACATCTCCCAATTTACCAGTTAAGATTAACTTTCCATCACCTGGAATAATGGATACCTCAATATCTAGTATATCTCCACCTAATTGAGTCCAAGCTAGCCCAGTTACTACACCAACTCTATTTTCACCTTCAGCTTTGCCATATTCATATTTAGGAATTCCTAAATATTTATCTAAGTTTCTTGTATCAATTCTAGTAGCAGTATCCTTTCCTTCTACAACCTCTTTAGCTACTTTACGGCAAATCTTCCCTAAAGTTCTTTCTAAACTTCTTACCCCAGCTTCTCTAGTATAATTTCTAATAACTTTCCTGAGAGCATTTTCCGATAGATTGAAGTTGTCTTCTGTCAATCCATGTTCTTTAATCTGCTCTGGTAATAGATGACGCCCAGCAATCTCTATCTTCTCTTCTTCGGTATAACCTGAAAGAGTGATAACTTCCATTCTATCCAATAATGGTCTAGGAATAGTACCAATAGTATTGGCTGTTGTAATAAACATAACATCTGATAAATCAAAACTTAGTTCTAA of the Orenia metallireducens genome contains:
- the yihA gene encoding ribosome biogenesis GTP-binding protein YihA/YsxC, whose protein sequence is MKINNPEYILSAVYPKDYPFHHLPEIALAGRSNVGKSSLINKVVNRKKMAFTSSKPGKTQTINFYQIDNYFYFVDLPGYGFARVSKEEKEEWGRMIESYLIERENLEALLLVVDARHKPTQDDIQMFNWILQMNMPAMVVATKVDKIKNSQKKKQERLIKETLGISQFTPFTFFSTETGEGKDKVIQFIGQFMD